In Meleagris gallopavo isolate NT-WF06-2002-E0010 breed Aviagen turkey brand Nicholas breeding stock chromosome 5, Turkey_5.1, whole genome shotgun sequence, a single window of DNA contains:
- the ZNF839 gene encoding zinc finger protein 839 isoform X1 has protein sequence MEIEGCVLISLCLPLKQLEAICVQVQPGQMKETERPVPSLAPIQSKTVMLSQSVGRNSSMPGLGIINPQIIKIQPVTGPEQQQQLFLHSSSESPVQLLMQKPLPSHGSVPVNKIPTSKVLNGQKTARATVSPARSSNIAASSTNTLMPCLEKKQKDDKLKKSLKVKTRSGRISRPPKYKAKDYKFIKMEDLADSHQSDSDDYSELIIEDDEEGKVKGKDALFNSSNYNLKPKMFKCQTCEKSYIGKGGLARHYKLNPGHGQLESVPQKTPLNKPNGSISMDNLCGIGEEIMSPVHLNSIAVTLNNENALPTNLEETAGSQVEQTCKSAESRKLLAEQQNESSSGQRGPITAKGPGRPRRPKRRGRPRMGGRSRCSGRLSRPGQSPSKPLSSVSTERNVFRRRARLKELIQQCDNEDLMELVLPRLTELVTVYEFLLMKVEKGCPAKAYFPDVYREFEELHNMVKKMAYDYLSNSDFLSCQQPIEIKDAKVAESLGITEITSGEQKMQGVDSCSQCIIKMVSEQVPVETLGQKRLAESSGEELLPSAKRTKLEDVMENVNNAYSSQDEVKEKSGNLCTLFEKDGLNPLNGEILLSEDRHVTCCTTGSILPAEEEHNLLVDSEVRINAENSGTFSQTVETRIEYSQPVDGQGPGMSADTSLLHTEIVLPVEAGGSPELAEAHMVSQNTAGGLSAAEPCNSVSEHAVGIQSTNLAVSEENGLNEKCQAPQEENQNFALKGQSEQLHDAGMAEMQEMEKAFSTHVPINYPHGAQAELHQNSVQETTLSAGVNHDCAYSNMSEFSCGTEGQHELENAVTIDQTVAFEITDESHDFLTQGHEQIFIQTSDGLILSHPNAAVLSQAEGIVIVTDSDGTTMHIRTPDGIPLETVEALLAMEADGQSEDVLLSQSELEP, from the exons ATGGAAATTGAAGGATGTGTGCTCATTTCTTTATGCCTTCCTTTAAAG cAGCTGGAAGCCATTTGTGTTCAAGTTCAGCCAGGACAgatgaaggaaacagaaaggcCAGTGCCATCCTTGGCACCAATCCAGTCCAAAACTGTAATGCTGAGTCAGTCTGTTGGTAGAAATTCTAGCATGCCAGGACTTGGCATTATTAATCCCCAGATAATTAAGATACAGCCTGTTACAGgacctgagcagcagcagcagcttttcctgCATAGTTCTTCTGAGTCTCCAGTTCAGTTGCTTATGCAGAAACCTTTACCGTCTCATGGATCAGTGCCTGTGAACAAGATTCCTACAAGTAAGGTGCTAAACGGACAGAAAACTGCACGTGCCACAGTATCACCTGCAAGGTCTTCAAATATTGCAGCCAGCTCAACAAACACTCTGATGCCATgccttgaaaaaaaacaaaaagatgacaAGCTAAAAAAGTCTTTGAAAGTGAAAACTCGTTCTGGACGGATTTCACGCCCTCCAAAGTACAAGGCTAAAGATtataaattcattaaaatggAGGATTTGGCTGATAGTCATCAGTCTGATTCTGACGACTACTCTGAGTTGATTATAGAAGATGATGAAGAAGGAAAGGTGAAGGGAAAGGACGCATTGTTCAATTCTTCAAATTATAATCTGAAACCCAAAATGTTTAAGTGTCAGACTTGTGAAAAGTCCTATATAGGAAAAGGAGGATTAGCAAGACATTATAAACTTAACCCTGGTCATGGACAGCTAGAGTCTGTACCTCAAAAAACACCCTTAAATAAACCTAATGGAAGTATATCTATGGACAATCTCTGCGGAATAGGAGAGGAAATTATGAGTCCAGTGCATTTGAATTCCATTGCTGTCactttaaataatgaaaatgcacTACCTACCAATTTGGAAGAAACTGCTGGCTCACAGGTTGAACAG acTTGCAagtctgcagaaagcagaaaactgtTGGCAGAACAACAGAATGAAAGCAGTTCAGGACAACGGGGGCCCATAACAGCAAAAGGACCTGGAAGACCCAGACGACCAAAGAGACGCGGTCGACCGAGGATGGGTGGAAGATCCAGGTGTTCTGGAAGGCTTAGCAGACCTGGTCAGTCCCCTTCAAAGCCCCTTAGTAGTGTGTCAACAGAGCGCAATGTATTCAGAAGAAGAGCTAGGTTAAAAGAG CTAATACAACAGTGTGATAATGAAGACTTGATGGAGCTGGTTCTCCCACGTCTTACAGAGCTTGTTACAGTGTATGAATTCCTGTTGATGAAG gtTGAAAAAGGTTGTCCAGCCAAAGCTTACTTCCCTGATGTGTATAGAGAATTTGAAGAGTTGCATAATATGGTAAAGAAAATGGCTTATGATTACCTCAGTAATTCTGATTTTctgagctgccagcagcctaTTGAAATAAAAGATGCTAAG GTTGCTGAATCACTAGGAATTACAGAAATAACCTCTGGCGAACAAAAGATGCAAGGTGTAGACTCTTGTTCACAATGTATAATTAAAATGGTTAGTGAGCAAGTGCCTGTGGAGACACTGGGACAGAAACGGTTAGCTGAG AGCTCAGGGGAGGAACTGTTGCCATCAGCCAAAAGGACCAAGTTAGAAGACGTAATGGAGAATGTGAATAATGCTTATTCCAGTCAAgatgaagtgaaagaaaagagtggaaattTATGTACACTCTTTGAAAAAGATG GTCTTAATCCATTAAATGGAGAAATCCTGCTTTCAGAAGACAGACATGTCACTTGCTGCACAACTGGAAGCATATTACCTGCAGAGGAGGAACATAATTTACTTGTTGATTCAGAAGTTAGAATCAATGCTGAAAATTCAGGTACCTTCTCTCAGACTGTGGAAACGAGGATAGAGTACTCCCAACCTGTAGATGGACAGGGACCAGGTATGTCAGCTGACACATCTTTGCTACATACTGAAATTGTATTGCCTGTAGAAGCCGGAGGTTCACCAGAATTAGCTGAAGCACATATGGTGAGTCAGAACACAGCAGGTGGACTGTCAGCTGCTGAACCCTGCAACTCTGTCTCAGAGCATGCAGTGGGCATTCAGAGCACCAACTTGGCAGTGAGTGAGGAAAATGGTCTCAATGAAAAATGTCAGGCACCGCAAGAAGAAAACCAGaattttgctctgaaaggacAATCTGAACAACTTCATGATGCTGGTATGGCTGAGATgcaggaaatggaaaaagctttttcaaCACATGTGCCAATAAATTATCCACACGGTGCTCAGGCTGAGTTGCATCAGAATTCTGTCCAGGAAACCACCCTGTCTGCTGGTGTGAACCATGACTGCGCTTACAGTAACATGAGTGAATTTTCTTGTGGGACAGAGGGACAACACGAGCTGGAGAATGCAGTTACTATAGATCAAACTGTAGCTTTTGAGATTACTGATGAGAGCCATGACTTTTTGACTCAGGGACATGAACAGATTTTTATTCAGACTTCTGATGGGCTTATTTTGTCTCATCCcaatgctgctgttttgtctCAGGCAGAAGGTATTGTTATTGTAACTGATTCTGATGGTACTACAATGCACATTCGCACACCTGATGGGATACCTTTGGAAACTGTGGAAGCACTACTGGCAATGGAAGCAGATGGCCAAAGTGAAGATGTTCTGCTCTCACAAAGTGAATTGGAGCCATAA
- the ZNF839 gene encoding zinc finger protein 839 isoform X3 translates to MEIEGCVLISLCLPLKQLEAICVQVQPGQMKETERPVPSLAPIQSKTVMLSQSVGRNSSMPGLGIINPQIIKIQPVTGPEQQQQLFLHSSSESPVQLLMQKPLPSHGSVPVNKIPTSKVLNGQKTARATVSPARSSNIAASSTNTLMPCLEKKQKDDKLKKSLKVKTRSGRISRPPKYKAKDYKFIKMEDLADSHQSDSDDYSELIIEDDEEGKVKGKDALFNSSNYNLKPKMFKCQTCEKSYIGKGGLARHYKLNPGHGQLESVPQKTPLNKPNGSISMDNLCGIGEEIMSPVHLNSIAVTLNNENALPTNLEETAGSQVEQTCKSAESRKLLAEQQNESSSGQRGPITAKGPGRPRRPKRRGRPRMGGRSRCSGRLSRPGQSPSKPLSSVSTERNVFRRRARLKELIQQCDNEDLMELVLPRLTELVTVYEFLLMKVEKGCPAKAYFPDVYREFEELHNMVAESLGITEITSGEQKMQGVDSCSQCIIKMVSEQVPVETLGQKRLAESSGEELLPSAKRTKLEDVMENVNNAYSSQDEVKEKSGNLCTLFEKDGLNPLNGEILLSEDRHVTCCTTGSILPAEEEHNLLVDSEVRINAENSGTFSQTVETRIEYSQPVDGQGPGMSADTSLLHTEIVLPVEAGGSPELAEAHMVSQNTAGGLSAAEPCNSVSEHAVGIQSTNLAVSEENGLNEKCQAPQEENQNFALKGQSEQLHDAGMAEMQEMEKAFSTHVPINYPHGAQAELHQNSVQETTLSAGVNHDCAYSNMSEFSCGTEGQHELENAVTIDQTVAFEITDESHDFLTQGHEQIFIQTSDGLILSHPNAAVLSQAEGIVIVTDSDGTTMHIRTPDGIPLETVEALLAMEADGQSEDVLLSQSELEP, encoded by the exons ATGGAAATTGAAGGATGTGTGCTCATTTCTTTATGCCTTCCTTTAAAG cAGCTGGAAGCCATTTGTGTTCAAGTTCAGCCAGGACAgatgaaggaaacagaaaggcCAGTGCCATCCTTGGCACCAATCCAGTCCAAAACTGTAATGCTGAGTCAGTCTGTTGGTAGAAATTCTAGCATGCCAGGACTTGGCATTATTAATCCCCAGATAATTAAGATACAGCCTGTTACAGgacctgagcagcagcagcagcttttcctgCATAGTTCTTCTGAGTCTCCAGTTCAGTTGCTTATGCAGAAACCTTTACCGTCTCATGGATCAGTGCCTGTGAACAAGATTCCTACAAGTAAGGTGCTAAACGGACAGAAAACTGCACGTGCCACAGTATCACCTGCAAGGTCTTCAAATATTGCAGCCAGCTCAACAAACACTCTGATGCCATgccttgaaaaaaaacaaaaagatgacaAGCTAAAAAAGTCTTTGAAAGTGAAAACTCGTTCTGGACGGATTTCACGCCCTCCAAAGTACAAGGCTAAAGATtataaattcattaaaatggAGGATTTGGCTGATAGTCATCAGTCTGATTCTGACGACTACTCTGAGTTGATTATAGAAGATGATGAAGAAGGAAAGGTGAAGGGAAAGGACGCATTGTTCAATTCTTCAAATTATAATCTGAAACCCAAAATGTTTAAGTGTCAGACTTGTGAAAAGTCCTATATAGGAAAAGGAGGATTAGCAAGACATTATAAACTTAACCCTGGTCATGGACAGCTAGAGTCTGTACCTCAAAAAACACCCTTAAATAAACCTAATGGAAGTATATCTATGGACAATCTCTGCGGAATAGGAGAGGAAATTATGAGTCCAGTGCATTTGAATTCCATTGCTGTCactttaaataatgaaaatgcacTACCTACCAATTTGGAAGAAACTGCTGGCTCACAGGTTGAACAG acTTGCAagtctgcagaaagcagaaaactgtTGGCAGAACAACAGAATGAAAGCAGTTCAGGACAACGGGGGCCCATAACAGCAAAAGGACCTGGAAGACCCAGACGACCAAAGAGACGCGGTCGACCGAGGATGGGTGGAAGATCCAGGTGTTCTGGAAGGCTTAGCAGACCTGGTCAGTCCCCTTCAAAGCCCCTTAGTAGTGTGTCAACAGAGCGCAATGTATTCAGAAGAAGAGCTAGGTTAAAAGAG CTAATACAACAGTGTGATAATGAAGACTTGATGGAGCTGGTTCTCCCACGTCTTACAGAGCTTGTTACAGTGTATGAATTCCTGTTGATGAAG gtTGAAAAAGGTTGTCCAGCCAAAGCTTACTTCCCTGATGTGTATAGAGAATTTGAAGAGTTGCATAATATG GTTGCTGAATCACTAGGAATTACAGAAATAACCTCTGGCGAACAAAAGATGCAAGGTGTAGACTCTTGTTCACAATGTATAATTAAAATGGTTAGTGAGCAAGTGCCTGTGGAGACACTGGGACAGAAACGGTTAGCTGAG AGCTCAGGGGAGGAACTGTTGCCATCAGCCAAAAGGACCAAGTTAGAAGACGTAATGGAGAATGTGAATAATGCTTATTCCAGTCAAgatgaagtgaaagaaaagagtggaaattTATGTACACTCTTTGAAAAAGATG GTCTTAATCCATTAAATGGAGAAATCCTGCTTTCAGAAGACAGACATGTCACTTGCTGCACAACTGGAAGCATATTACCTGCAGAGGAGGAACATAATTTACTTGTTGATTCAGAAGTTAGAATCAATGCTGAAAATTCAGGTACCTTCTCTCAGACTGTGGAAACGAGGATAGAGTACTCCCAACCTGTAGATGGACAGGGACCAGGTATGTCAGCTGACACATCTTTGCTACATACTGAAATTGTATTGCCTGTAGAAGCCGGAGGTTCACCAGAATTAGCTGAAGCACATATGGTGAGTCAGAACACAGCAGGTGGACTGTCAGCTGCTGAACCCTGCAACTCTGTCTCAGAGCATGCAGTGGGCATTCAGAGCACCAACTTGGCAGTGAGTGAGGAAAATGGTCTCAATGAAAAATGTCAGGCACCGCAAGAAGAAAACCAGaattttgctctgaaaggacAATCTGAACAACTTCATGATGCTGGTATGGCTGAGATgcaggaaatggaaaaagctttttcaaCACATGTGCCAATAAATTATCCACACGGTGCTCAGGCTGAGTTGCATCAGAATTCTGTCCAGGAAACCACCCTGTCTGCTGGTGTGAACCATGACTGCGCTTACAGTAACATGAGTGAATTTTCTTGTGGGACAGAGGGACAACACGAGCTGGAGAATGCAGTTACTATAGATCAAACTGTAGCTTTTGAGATTACTGATGAGAGCCATGACTTTTTGACTCAGGGACATGAACAGATTTTTATTCAGACTTCTGATGGGCTTATTTTGTCTCATCCcaatgctgctgttttgtctCAGGCAGAAGGTATTGTTATTGTAACTGATTCTGATGGTACTACAATGCACATTCGCACACCTGATGGGATACCTTTGGAAACTGTGGAAGCACTACTGGCAATGGAAGCAGATGGCCAAAGTGAAGATGTTCTGCTCTCACAAAGTGAATTGGAGCCATAA
- the ZNF839 gene encoding zinc finger protein 839 isoform X2 yields MEIEGCVLISLCLPLKLEAICVQVQPGQMKETERPVPSLAPIQSKTVMLSQSVGRNSSMPGLGIINPQIIKIQPVTGPEQQQQLFLHSSSESPVQLLMQKPLPSHGSVPVNKIPTSKVLNGQKTARATVSPARSSNIAASSTNTLMPCLEKKQKDDKLKKSLKVKTRSGRISRPPKYKAKDYKFIKMEDLADSHQSDSDDYSELIIEDDEEGKVKGKDALFNSSNYNLKPKMFKCQTCEKSYIGKGGLARHYKLNPGHGQLESVPQKTPLNKPNGSISMDNLCGIGEEIMSPVHLNSIAVTLNNENALPTNLEETAGSQVEQTCKSAESRKLLAEQQNESSSGQRGPITAKGPGRPRRPKRRGRPRMGGRSRCSGRLSRPGQSPSKPLSSVSTERNVFRRRARLKELIQQCDNEDLMELVLPRLTELVTVYEFLLMKVEKGCPAKAYFPDVYREFEELHNMVKKMAYDYLSNSDFLSCQQPIEIKDAKVAESLGITEITSGEQKMQGVDSCSQCIIKMVSEQVPVETLGQKRLAESSGEELLPSAKRTKLEDVMENVNNAYSSQDEVKEKSGNLCTLFEKDGLNPLNGEILLSEDRHVTCCTTGSILPAEEEHNLLVDSEVRINAENSGTFSQTVETRIEYSQPVDGQGPGMSADTSLLHTEIVLPVEAGGSPELAEAHMVSQNTAGGLSAAEPCNSVSEHAVGIQSTNLAVSEENGLNEKCQAPQEENQNFALKGQSEQLHDAGMAEMQEMEKAFSTHVPINYPHGAQAELHQNSVQETTLSAGVNHDCAYSNMSEFSCGTEGQHELENAVTIDQTVAFEITDESHDFLTQGHEQIFIQTSDGLILSHPNAAVLSQAEGIVIVTDSDGTTMHIRTPDGIPLETVEALLAMEADGQSEDVLLSQSELEP; encoded by the exons ATGGAAATTGAAGGATGTGTGCTCATTTCTTTATGCCTTCCTTTAAAG CTGGAAGCCATTTGTGTTCAAGTTCAGCCAGGACAgatgaaggaaacagaaaggcCAGTGCCATCCTTGGCACCAATCCAGTCCAAAACTGTAATGCTGAGTCAGTCTGTTGGTAGAAATTCTAGCATGCCAGGACTTGGCATTATTAATCCCCAGATAATTAAGATACAGCCTGTTACAGgacctgagcagcagcagcagcttttcctgCATAGTTCTTCTGAGTCTCCAGTTCAGTTGCTTATGCAGAAACCTTTACCGTCTCATGGATCAGTGCCTGTGAACAAGATTCCTACAAGTAAGGTGCTAAACGGACAGAAAACTGCACGTGCCACAGTATCACCTGCAAGGTCTTCAAATATTGCAGCCAGCTCAACAAACACTCTGATGCCATgccttgaaaaaaaacaaaaagatgacaAGCTAAAAAAGTCTTTGAAAGTGAAAACTCGTTCTGGACGGATTTCACGCCCTCCAAAGTACAAGGCTAAAGATtataaattcattaaaatggAGGATTTGGCTGATAGTCATCAGTCTGATTCTGACGACTACTCTGAGTTGATTATAGAAGATGATGAAGAAGGAAAGGTGAAGGGAAAGGACGCATTGTTCAATTCTTCAAATTATAATCTGAAACCCAAAATGTTTAAGTGTCAGACTTGTGAAAAGTCCTATATAGGAAAAGGAGGATTAGCAAGACATTATAAACTTAACCCTGGTCATGGACAGCTAGAGTCTGTACCTCAAAAAACACCCTTAAATAAACCTAATGGAAGTATATCTATGGACAATCTCTGCGGAATAGGAGAGGAAATTATGAGTCCAGTGCATTTGAATTCCATTGCTGTCactttaaataatgaaaatgcacTACCTACCAATTTGGAAGAAACTGCTGGCTCACAGGTTGAACAG acTTGCAagtctgcagaaagcagaaaactgtTGGCAGAACAACAGAATGAAAGCAGTTCAGGACAACGGGGGCCCATAACAGCAAAAGGACCTGGAAGACCCAGACGACCAAAGAGACGCGGTCGACCGAGGATGGGTGGAAGATCCAGGTGTTCTGGAAGGCTTAGCAGACCTGGTCAGTCCCCTTCAAAGCCCCTTAGTAGTGTGTCAACAGAGCGCAATGTATTCAGAAGAAGAGCTAGGTTAAAAGAG CTAATACAACAGTGTGATAATGAAGACTTGATGGAGCTGGTTCTCCCACGTCTTACAGAGCTTGTTACAGTGTATGAATTCCTGTTGATGAAG gtTGAAAAAGGTTGTCCAGCCAAAGCTTACTTCCCTGATGTGTATAGAGAATTTGAAGAGTTGCATAATATGGTAAAGAAAATGGCTTATGATTACCTCAGTAATTCTGATTTTctgagctgccagcagcctaTTGAAATAAAAGATGCTAAG GTTGCTGAATCACTAGGAATTACAGAAATAACCTCTGGCGAACAAAAGATGCAAGGTGTAGACTCTTGTTCACAATGTATAATTAAAATGGTTAGTGAGCAAGTGCCTGTGGAGACACTGGGACAGAAACGGTTAGCTGAG AGCTCAGGGGAGGAACTGTTGCCATCAGCCAAAAGGACCAAGTTAGAAGACGTAATGGAGAATGTGAATAATGCTTATTCCAGTCAAgatgaagtgaaagaaaagagtggaaattTATGTACACTCTTTGAAAAAGATG GTCTTAATCCATTAAATGGAGAAATCCTGCTTTCAGAAGACAGACATGTCACTTGCTGCACAACTGGAAGCATATTACCTGCAGAGGAGGAACATAATTTACTTGTTGATTCAGAAGTTAGAATCAATGCTGAAAATTCAGGTACCTTCTCTCAGACTGTGGAAACGAGGATAGAGTACTCCCAACCTGTAGATGGACAGGGACCAGGTATGTCAGCTGACACATCTTTGCTACATACTGAAATTGTATTGCCTGTAGAAGCCGGAGGTTCACCAGAATTAGCTGAAGCACATATGGTGAGTCAGAACACAGCAGGTGGACTGTCAGCTGCTGAACCCTGCAACTCTGTCTCAGAGCATGCAGTGGGCATTCAGAGCACCAACTTGGCAGTGAGTGAGGAAAATGGTCTCAATGAAAAATGTCAGGCACCGCAAGAAGAAAACCAGaattttgctctgaaaggacAATCTGAACAACTTCATGATGCTGGTATGGCTGAGATgcaggaaatggaaaaagctttttcaaCACATGTGCCAATAAATTATCCACACGGTGCTCAGGCTGAGTTGCATCAGAATTCTGTCCAGGAAACCACCCTGTCTGCTGGTGTGAACCATGACTGCGCTTACAGTAACATGAGTGAATTTTCTTGTGGGACAGAGGGACAACACGAGCTGGAGAATGCAGTTACTATAGATCAAACTGTAGCTTTTGAGATTACTGATGAGAGCCATGACTTTTTGACTCAGGGACATGAACAGATTTTTATTCAGACTTCTGATGGGCTTATTTTGTCTCATCCcaatgctgctgttttgtctCAGGCAGAAGGTATTGTTATTGTAACTGATTCTGATGGTACTACAATGCACATTCGCACACCTGATGGGATACCTTTGGAAACTGTGGAAGCACTACTGGCAATGGAAGCAGATGGCCAAAGTGAAGATGTTCTGCTCTCACAAAGTGAATTGGAGCCATAA
- the ZNF839 gene encoding zinc finger protein 839 isoform X4, translated as MKETERPVPSLAPIQSKTVMLSQSVGRNSSMPGLGIINPQIIKIQPVTGPEQQQQLFLHSSSESPVQLLMQKPLPSHGSVPVNKIPTSKVLNGQKTARATVSPARSSNIAASSTNTLMPCLEKKQKDDKLKKSLKVKTRSGRISRPPKYKAKDYKFIKMEDLADSHQSDSDDYSELIIEDDEEGKVKGKDALFNSSNYNLKPKMFKCQTCEKSYIGKGGLARHYKLNPGHGQLESVPQKTPLNKPNGSISMDNLCGIGEEIMSPVHLNSIAVTLNNENALPTNLEETAGSQVEQTCKSAESRKLLAEQQNESSSGQRGPITAKGPGRPRRPKRRGRPRMGGRSRCSGRLSRPGQSPSKPLSSVSTERNVFRRRARLKELIQQCDNEDLMELVLPRLTELVTVYEFLLMKVEKGCPAKAYFPDVYREFEELHNMVKKMAYDYLSNSDFLSCQQPIEIKDAKVAESLGITEITSGEQKMQGVDSCSQCIIKMVSEQVPVETLGQKRLAESSGEELLPSAKRTKLEDVMENVNNAYSSQDEVKEKSGNLCTLFEKDGLNPLNGEILLSEDRHVTCCTTGSILPAEEEHNLLVDSEVRINAENSGTFSQTVETRIEYSQPVDGQGPGMSADTSLLHTEIVLPVEAGGSPELAEAHMVSQNTAGGLSAAEPCNSVSEHAVGIQSTNLAVSEENGLNEKCQAPQEENQNFALKGQSEQLHDAGMAEMQEMEKAFSTHVPINYPHGAQAELHQNSVQETTLSAGVNHDCAYSNMSEFSCGTEGQHELENAVTIDQTVAFEITDESHDFLTQGHEQIFIQTSDGLILSHPNAAVLSQAEGIVIVTDSDGTTMHIRTPDGIPLETVEALLAMEADGQSEDVLLSQSELEP; from the exons atgaaggaaacagaaaggcCAGTGCCATCCTTGGCACCAATCCAGTCCAAAACTGTAATGCTGAGTCAGTCTGTTGGTAGAAATTCTAGCATGCCAGGACTTGGCATTATTAATCCCCAGATAATTAAGATACAGCCTGTTACAGgacctgagcagcagcagcagcttttcctgCATAGTTCTTCTGAGTCTCCAGTTCAGTTGCTTATGCAGAAACCTTTACCGTCTCATGGATCAGTGCCTGTGAACAAGATTCCTACAAGTAAGGTGCTAAACGGACAGAAAACTGCACGTGCCACAGTATCACCTGCAAGGTCTTCAAATATTGCAGCCAGCTCAACAAACACTCTGATGCCATgccttgaaaaaaaacaaaaagatgacaAGCTAAAAAAGTCTTTGAAAGTGAAAACTCGTTCTGGACGGATTTCACGCCCTCCAAAGTACAAGGCTAAAGATtataaattcattaaaatggAGGATTTGGCTGATAGTCATCAGTCTGATTCTGACGACTACTCTGAGTTGATTATAGAAGATGATGAAGAAGGAAAGGTGAAGGGAAAGGACGCATTGTTCAATTCTTCAAATTATAATCTGAAACCCAAAATGTTTAAGTGTCAGACTTGTGAAAAGTCCTATATAGGAAAAGGAGGATTAGCAAGACATTATAAACTTAACCCTGGTCATGGACAGCTAGAGTCTGTACCTCAAAAAACACCCTTAAATAAACCTAATGGAAGTATATCTATGGACAATCTCTGCGGAATAGGAGAGGAAATTATGAGTCCAGTGCATTTGAATTCCATTGCTGTCactttaaataatgaaaatgcacTACCTACCAATTTGGAAGAAACTGCTGGCTCACAGGTTGAACAG acTTGCAagtctgcagaaagcagaaaactgtTGGCAGAACAACAGAATGAAAGCAGTTCAGGACAACGGGGGCCCATAACAGCAAAAGGACCTGGAAGACCCAGACGACCAAAGAGACGCGGTCGACCGAGGATGGGTGGAAGATCCAGGTGTTCTGGAAGGCTTAGCAGACCTGGTCAGTCCCCTTCAAAGCCCCTTAGTAGTGTGTCAACAGAGCGCAATGTATTCAGAAGAAGAGCTAGGTTAAAAGAG CTAATACAACAGTGTGATAATGAAGACTTGATGGAGCTGGTTCTCCCACGTCTTACAGAGCTTGTTACAGTGTATGAATTCCTGTTGATGAAG gtTGAAAAAGGTTGTCCAGCCAAAGCTTACTTCCCTGATGTGTATAGAGAATTTGAAGAGTTGCATAATATGGTAAAGAAAATGGCTTATGATTACCTCAGTAATTCTGATTTTctgagctgccagcagcctaTTGAAATAAAAGATGCTAAG GTTGCTGAATCACTAGGAATTACAGAAATAACCTCTGGCGAACAAAAGATGCAAGGTGTAGACTCTTGTTCACAATGTATAATTAAAATGGTTAGTGAGCAAGTGCCTGTGGAGACACTGGGACAGAAACGGTTAGCTGAG AGCTCAGGGGAGGAACTGTTGCCATCAGCCAAAAGGACCAAGTTAGAAGACGTAATGGAGAATGTGAATAATGCTTATTCCAGTCAAgatgaagtgaaagaaaagagtggaaattTATGTACACTCTTTGAAAAAGATG GTCTTAATCCATTAAATGGAGAAATCCTGCTTTCAGAAGACAGACATGTCACTTGCTGCACAACTGGAAGCATATTACCTGCAGAGGAGGAACATAATTTACTTGTTGATTCAGAAGTTAGAATCAATGCTGAAAATTCAGGTACCTTCTCTCAGACTGTGGAAACGAGGATAGAGTACTCCCAACCTGTAGATGGACAGGGACCAGGTATGTCAGCTGACACATCTTTGCTACATACTGAAATTGTATTGCCTGTAGAAGCCGGAGGTTCACCAGAATTAGCTGAAGCACATATGGTGAGTCAGAACACAGCAGGTGGACTGTCAGCTGCTGAACCCTGCAACTCTGTCTCAGAGCATGCAGTGGGCATTCAGAGCACCAACTTGGCAGTGAGTGAGGAAAATGGTCTCAATGAAAAATGTCAGGCACCGCAAGAAGAAAACCAGaattttgctctgaaaggacAATCTGAACAACTTCATGATGCTGGTATGGCTGAGATgcaggaaatggaaaaagctttttcaaCACATGTGCCAATAAATTATCCACACGGTGCTCAGGCTGAGTTGCATCAGAATTCTGTCCAGGAAACCACCCTGTCTGCTGGTGTGAACCATGACTGCGCTTACAGTAACATGAGTGAATTTTCTTGTGGGACAGAGGGACAACACGAGCTGGAGAATGCAGTTACTATAGATCAAACTGTAGCTTTTGAGATTACTGATGAGAGCCATGACTTTTTGACTCAGGGACATGAACAGATTTTTATTCAGACTTCTGATGGGCTTATTTTGTCTCATCCcaatgctgctgttttgtctCAGGCAGAAGGTATTGTTATTGTAACTGATTCTGATGGTACTACAATGCACATTCGCACACCTGATGGGATACCTTTGGAAACTGTGGAAGCACTACTGGCAATGGAAGCAGATGGCCAAAGTGAAGATGTTCTGCTCTCACAAAGTGAATTGGAGCCATAA